The region CACATATATTTCCCttgacatttattattttaagtgaataGAACACTTGACTTTTGGAATTTTATTATGTTGAAGAAGTTTCTAATTCATTTCAGAACGTTTGATACAATACCAGGTTTATTCACTCTGCCTAACTTCAGAGGTTCTATCCTTGTCTCATTTGGTTACAAAATGCATCCTAAGCTGGATAACTTAATAGTGGACAACTTCATTGAATTTTAGTGGTTTTAAATCGTTGGCAACTCATAGGCTTACTTAGTTTCACTAAATACCCAGCGATAGCCCCTGAATGGATGCAAATTTGGCACATGGTGGAGGGTGCGATAAGTGCTCGCGCGCGATGACTGCAATTATGGGCTCACTTTCGGCCAAGGGCCTGACTATTGGCAGTGCAACTCACCCTCGGAGACGCCCGTCTTCTCCACACACGAGTCGTGGAAGGGCTTGGCCATTTTCAGGATGCCCGGCGGTGGATActgcaattaaaaattgttgcttaagtgggcgtggcagcggcggggcggcggcggaggcgcaACAGCGCGGCCGGGCACTTCATTAACCCACGTTCTCGTCACGCTGCGCCGCAGCCGGCGGCAGGATCAGCGATCCGCTGAGCAGCGACAAGGCGATTAAAAGGACAGACGCACTGACACGCCGACCAAAGCCATTCAAAGCCATTTTAATGTGGCTCTTTCCTTTCGCTCCCTTCCGTCCGGTCCGTCCGTGAAACGGCAAAAATTGTTCGCTGCCTCGGCCTTGTTTGCGAGTTctgaataaaacaaaaacaagccctggaaaaaataaacgagAAACGTGAAACGTGAAACAAAAGCGGCGATGCATAGCAGAGTACACGGCACAGGACGAGGGCAAGCGTCGGAAGGACAAGAATGAGAATCCGAATAAGGACGGGGACTGCGACTCGGATGGGTATGGGATGTGGATGAGGATGCAGATGCTGTTGACGACGATGTGCCACGCGTGACAGCTGGACAATGACAATGGGCGTGGCAGTGTGTGGGTACACTGAGGGGAAAGCGCCATTAAGGGCCAACAATAGAATTCTTTACTCGAGCTGGTGTCATTCTCTGAATATCTCCCTATTAATTATATTGCTGGAAGTTCAACATAAGtgtaataaaatttcttaagataaaatattttataggaaTGGTAAAAAAACCTCTTCAGTTCTGAAATGACTGCtactaaaagtatgcagcacaaaataataaatgagttattttgtattttgaagTCAAATGTGAGTGCATTCTTTTAGACACCTATATGTACAGGCTGTTATAAATTCAAGTATAATAtgcaatttttatgtttgccACCAAACTTACTCAAAGTGTAGGGATGTGTTTTTCTAAGCCCCAGcgttttcctttccttttcgCAACTTTTGTTCTtgtgttttcttatattttgtattttttgaaagCCACGAGAGCCAAAAAAATCATTTGTTTCTTGCCAGCTCAGCGCACGCTAAATTAATTCCAACCGCTGATGGCCGAACAAAAAGCGACCGCCAAAACGGAAACGGAACTGTGCCCGAGACGTCAGCGAAGTCGTCACAAGTCTACAATTGTCGTGTTCCGCTGACAAACACATTCCCACGTGGCACGCCCCCGCCCACCTCTACCACCCGCCCTATGCACCGGACTCTCCAGCCCACCCGTTCCTTGAAATCCTTCGCTCAAGTCGACTGTGATATAATGCCTAGCCGGGGATTCGAGGATTCGGGATTCCTTATGACGTATGATGGGCGGCACTGGACATTTTTTACGAGCCAAGTGGGgttcactttttatttaaagcatttttctCCTGAAGAAGATGCCCTGACAACGGACTGATCCGTAagcattaaatttattgaagcgTCAAGGGAAAAATATCTGAACAATTATTTGATCGAAAAGATACATATGAAACTGTATTTAATGAATTTGTCGTGGCTTTTTGAGGCTAACCATTTGCTATTTTTATTAAGGTACGGAACTTTGTAAACCTAATACCATTGCTTTTGCTCTGATAACTGGACACTCAAGCAGAACAACGATCCCTATACTTTCCAGCGGATGCCAGGGtagcaaaatataaaatttccCATTCGTTCGCTCCGTTTGAAATTGTACAACCGAAATACGCAAAACAAAGACTTCAACTTGTGCACAACTGTCACTTTTGTTTCATCAAATGTCAACGCAACAACCGAAACAAAGCCACAAAACGACATTCGCCCCCGACTCACACACTCTCGCACACCCGCACAAAAATGGAGGACGAATGAAATTACAGCAACAGCAAATTTTTGCAGTATGAATGGAGGTTTGTACGAATACGAATGCGAATACGAGTGCGAATGCGAATACGTATTCGTATCGCAGTTGTGTGCGGCAGGAACGATGGATGGTTTTTTAATTGCCATTTCAATTTTCGTGTTGCAACGCGTCGTTTGCCTATGCTCGGGCAACCTTCGACCCCTCATTCGCCTTCGACCCGGCGGGAGGAGGTCCTGGTCCCACCCCTTCCAGGTCCTTTTCCTGTTCTGGCACCCGTACCGCTCGCTTTTGGCAGGAGTAGTTATGTCGAAAACTCGATACTGCACACACGACACGCAAGAATTGTTTGACAACCGCAGTCGCAATTGAATTTGCTTTATTGCCGTTTGCAGGTTCGGCTTTTATATTGAATTTGGCCAAGTTCACAAGACCACAACTGACTGCCGCACTCAGTTATCGGCCAATTGACGCTCCATGCCGAGGCGAACGTCTCTATAATGGCATCGCCCATATAAGTGCAGGCCTCGCTCGGGGACCACGCCCCCTGGCGTGTCTATAATCATTAGGCGGAAAATTCCAGCGTACACTCGAAATAGCGGTCGCCGGCAAAGGGGGGCTTTCCATCGATTCACAAATGGCGTTAAATATtgaacattatttattttatataaaatccCTTTTCATATTTACCTTAGAGAAAACCGAGTTAGGTAAAAATAAGTTTAGGCAgattaaattccaaaataatataccaaaatattaGAATTAGAATAACATATGGGAACAGTCTGTAAAATACTTTTACTCATTCGGAAaagtaaaaattgtaagcctTGAATATCccacaaaataattttaatttccaaagAACGTACTTTTTGCACCCAAGCTACCTGATTCCGGCTCATCCCCAACATGGGctgaaaacaaataatagcgACGATCCGAAAGGGCGCCCACTAAAATGCTTTTCTGAGTGCACAGTGTTTGTGGGTCAAACCAATGCAGGCTAAATCAACTTTCGAGGCAGACGAAGCGAAAGAAATGCAGAAACGGAAAGTTGCAGGCTGCAAAAGTAATCAAGGTAAAGCAGTCCCCACCATGGCCAGTTGGAGCTTTTGTTGTCCATCCAGGCTAGACGGACGGATTCTGTAAGTAGCTCAATATCGGAGGGCTCTTCCCGAGTGGAAATCCACTTGAACTTGTTCGAATGGATGCAGCAGATGCTGCCTTATCTAAATAACCAACAGGTAAATGAAGTTGAATCTGCCCAACCGAAGTGCTGGGTGGCAACGAACTCAGCCAATTTATTTCCTTCAGTTTTTCCTCAATTTCAAAAGTATGTTTTGAATTTGGCTCTACTTCTTTAGAAACACTTGTAGTTGTCTGCAGACTAGCATTTCAATAATAATTGtctaaaataattgaaatagaATAGatgttgtaaatatttattaaaatgtcacTTATCCACTATAaagtaaataacaaaaaataaaatatttgttaaatttcATTGTAAGCCCAGACACCATAAAGCAATAAAGAGAGTAAGcccagaaaatatttaaaattatacttGTTGCTTACTGACACCATTTATTTATGACTAAGCAAACAACTCAACTTCTTACTATCTGTGACTTAAATAAATCCATTGATCCACTCAGAACCTCTACAAATAAGCCCCTACAATTTCTATTGCAAACAAATCCTCAGACCAAGAAGTAGTGGACAGGATCCGCCTTCTTCCAGCACTGATGGAACCACCAGGCCTTGTGGCACAGAGTGTCGCCCTCAGGATGCGTGCATCCCTTGGAGGCttccatcagtaggttccgTAGCTTCTCTCCTGGAATCGCGTTGAAAAGCTTCTCCATGTGGACATCCCCATTGTCGTCGACCACCTCGAACTCGTGGAAGAGGCAGTTCATGTAGCACTTGAGGGCCTCGTCCTCGTGTATTTCGCCATCGCTGAACTCCTTGATGGCCTCTGAGGGTTGCTCGAATTGTGTGAAATTTATTCAGAGGTCAAACCCGCTCCAAGGGATTACTCACCATCAGTTACGCCTGTTTTGGGTGCACATATGTCATGGAAGTGCTTTGCCAGCTTGAGAATCGCCGGCGGAGGCCACTGACAAACAGTACCGAGATAATAATTAGTAATTGGAAACTCTTCCCTTCACCGGACCAACCTCAGCATCGCGCCGTGGCTGCTGGGCAGCCGCACAGCCGAAGAGAAATGCCAGCAGGGCCAGGTATTGGATCATTTTGAAACTACAATGAATGGCCAGAGGGCCGGGACTACCCTTTTATGGGATTGGCGGCGGCTCCGTTTCAATATTCCACGCCGTGATGACTGTCATTAGAAAACGCACACTAATTGCAGGCTGCCATTTGCAATCGAATTGCGAATCCATTTGGCAGCACGCAAGGCAAATGAATAAATGACAGCCCACACAGAGCGGCAATTGATAGCCGACTGCCAAATGGAGAACTAAAAACTAGAAACACACAAATTAAGCAGTGATTGTGTGTGGCCGGACCTGCAATTTTTGAGTGTCATCCCCAACACGCCGAACTGGTTCATTGCGATCCGGGTTCCGCCTGGCtttgaaatactttatttCTGTGGGCGTTGCAACACGCACGCATTACGAGTGTTCGAGCCGTGTTGTGTGGGGGAAACATGTCATAAAAGTCAAATATCGCTCCGCCAAAACGTATGTCAAATTCAATTCCAATTTGCGTTTCTTTTGACACGCCGACATCAGCACATTCGCGTAGACAATGGGAATATTTGAAATAGCTAACATAACTCAATTGCCTTGAAGTTGGGCACTGAAAGGTGCCATCAATCAAGGTAGCtcctgaaaatatattaacatttttcaatcACCTCTGGCTGAGGTTGGAGATTGAAAAGTGGGTTCCTTTTTGGTGGAAGTAGATGCGTTCTACTTTAAGGCAGGATAGAACGGCCAGCCTTATCACCAAAAGGCGAATTAAAGTAAAActtattatttcttatcttTGCCCCTCAGGGCAGTGCAACACTTGAGttgcaaaaaaaagtattttagttaaatgtttatttgttttattttatttgtattatctTCAAAGTGGATTTTTCTGTAGAATTtttcaagtattttttaatgtctgTAATGTAATTTTGCTTTCGGTCGTCTTAATTTATTCTCCCTGTGCATAACAAAGACTAGttcaatacaatttaaataatttaattaaatctaaATACAAAGAGTAGATATAGAAGCAAAGATaggatttttaattcgatTAAAGCCTGTCTGCAACATTCACATCTGACATTCCTCTGAACTCGTTTGCTTACTTTGTCAATTTAAGTTGAAAGTGTCAAAACTAGGTTATTTGATTGCGACACGTTGAGCTCTGAAAACGTAGTACTGCTTGGCtatttattaaacataaaGACAAGGGTAAATGATTTACGTCCTGCAAATTCATAATGTCAAAGGACTAAGCTAATTGCTAAATGCACAGCTCTCCTTCATCCTGGTTGTCTATGAACCAATGCCAAACAGATTCCAGAGCCGCGCACTTCAATCAGCCATGAAATCAAAGCAATTTCTATGCGCTGCTCTCAATCAGCAATGCAAGCGCATCCGCGGAACTCGTGACCCggtgcaactgcaactgcagcagttgcagcaaGAGCAGTTGCAGTGGCGGCGGCAACATCAGCATCaaatgcaacagcaacagcagttgCTTCTGCCATCGGGCGAATGCGGAATATAATTATGAGCATGCAGCTCGCTTGCAGCTGGCTGCCAGCcacatattaattttattatgacGCCATTAATGCTTGTCGATGCATAAAATTATAGATGCGCTCTTTAGATAGcgctaattaaataattaaatatgctTTAGGTCATTGCCAGTCAGCCGATTTATGAGCGCCATCGATCAGGCGCGACAATTATGCAATTCCAGATGGCGACAGCTGCATAAAATGAGTTTCTCATATTTGCTATTTTTTCATTACTCTCCTCTCCCTATTACTAGCATGCCCTGATCCTGAAAAGTAGCAAAGTAATAAGAATACATCCTAAATAAGCTCCATCACTGTTTTGCACTCTCGAAAACTAATGCAACAAAGTCGGTTGTTCATTATCCGCCTTGCAGAAGATGCTGCAGCAATGCTTCATCTTGCTGAGGGGCTATGCAAGCTTAAGAATATCTTCTTGTCCATCTCTGATTTAGATCCAAATTAGATCACTGAAAAAACTCAACAACCaggataaaaaacaaacaatgttTGAACAAGGAATGAAtaaaagacataataaattgaataataTGTGCTCCAGGGACTGTCAATAATGATTATTgatctgtttttaaaagtaaagaaaaatgCACTAGGGTCG is a window of Drosophila biarmipes strain raj3 chromosome 3R, RU_DBia_V1.1, whole genome shotgun sequence DNA encoding:
- the LOC108027030 gene encoding pheromone-binding protein-related protein 6; this translates as MIQYLALLAFLFGCAAAQQPRRDAEWPPPAILKLAKHFHDICAPKTGVTDEAIKEFSDGEIHEDEALKCYMNCLFHEFEVVDDNGDVHMEKLFNAIPGEKLRNLLMEASKGCTHPEGDTLCHKAWWFHQCWKKADPVHYFLV